The Lycium barbarum isolate Lr01 chromosome 12, ASM1917538v2, whole genome shotgun sequence genome includes a region encoding these proteins:
- the LOC132623609 gene encoding BURP domain-containing protein 9-like isoform X1 — MELHHHYFFILLSLAFIASHAANLSPEVYWKVKLPNTPMPRPIKDALHYSEASEGDVHKLRQPYGIAIRWYQAANEGDVKKLRQPWGVGSWYQAANEGDVHKLRQPYGVGSWYQAATEGEVKKLRQPYGVGSWYKAASEGDVKKLRQPWGVGSWYQAASEGDVKKLRQPWGVGSWYQAATEGDVQKLRQPYGVGSWYQAATEGDVQKLRQPYGVGSWYQAATEGEVKKLRQPYGVGSWYQAANEGDVKKLRQPWGVGSWYQAATEGDVQRLRQPYGVGSWYQAATEGDVQKLRQPYGVGSWYQAATEGEVKKLRQPYGVGSWYQAANEGDVKKIRQPWGVGSWYQAANEGDVKKLRQPWGVGSWYQAVTEGDVQKLRQPYGVGSWYQAATEGDVQKLRQPYGVGSWYQAATEGEVKKLRQPYGVGSWYQAANEGDVNENLPVTPYFFETDLRQGKKMNLPSLKNYNPAPILPRKVADSIPFSSDKIEEILNHFSIDKDSEGAKMIKKTIKMCEEPAGNGEKKYCATSLESMVDFTSSYLGTNNIIALSTLVEKETPEVQIYTIEEVKEKANGKGVICHKVTYPYAIHYCHSVGSTRTFMVSMVGSDGTKVNAVSECHEDTAPMNPKALPFQLLNVKPGDKPICHFILDDQIALVPSQDATQVSEN; from the exons ATGGAGTTGCATCACCATTACTTCTTCATACTTCTTTCT CTTGCTTTTATAGCAAGTCATGCAGCTAATTTATCTCCTGAGGTGTATTGGAAAGTCAAGCTGCCCAACACTCCTATGCCCAGACCCATTAAGGATGCTCTACACTATTCTG AAGCCTCCGAGGGTGACGTTCACAAGTTGCGCCAACCATATGGAATAGCTATCAGATGGTATCAAGCAGCAAACGAGGGTGATGTTAAAAAATTACGCCAACCATGGGGAGTGGGTTCGTGGTATCAAGCAGCAAACGAGGGTGACGTTCACAAGTTGCGCCAGCCATATGGAGTGGGTTCGTGGTATCAAGCAGCCACAGAGGGTGAAGTTAAAAAATTACGCCAACCCTATGGAGTGGGTTCGTGGTATAAAGCAGCAAGCGAGGGTGATGTTAAAAAATTACGCCAACCATGGGGAGTGGGTTCGTGGTATCAAGCAGCAAGCGAGGGTGATGTTAAAAAATTACGCCAACCATGGGGAGTGGGTTCCTGGTATCAAGCAGCCACCGAGGGCGACGTTCAAAAGTTACGCCAGCCATATGGAGTGGGTTCGTGGTATCAAGCAGCCACTGAGGGTGACGTTCAAAAGTTACGCCAGCCATATGGAGTGGGTTCGTGGTATCAAGCAGCCACAGAGGGTGAAGTTAAAAAATTACGCCAACCTTATGGAGTGGGTTCGTGGTATCAAGCAGCAAACGAGGGTGATGTTAAAAAATTACGCCAACCATGGGGAGTGGGTTCCTGGTATCAAGCAGCCACCGAGGGCGACGTTCAAAGGTTACGCCAGCCATATGGAGTGGGTTCGTGGTATCAAGCAGCCACCGAGGGCGACGTTCAAAAGTTACGCCAGCCATATGGAGTGGGTTCGTGGTATCAAGCAGCCACAGAGGGTGAAGTTAAAAAATTACGCCAACCCTATGGAGTGGGTTCGTGGTATCAAGCAGCAAACGAGGGTGATGTTAAAAAAATACGCCAACCATGGGGAGTGGGTTCGTGGTATCAAGCAGCAAACGAGGGTGATGTTAAAAAATTACGACAACCATGGGGAGTGGGTTCCTGGTATCAAGCAGTCACCGAGGGCGACGTTCAAAAGTTACGCCAGCCATATGGAGTGGGTTCGTGGTATCAAGCAGCCACCGAGGGCGACGTTCAAAAGTTACGCCAGCCATATGGAGTGGGTTCGTGGTATCAAGCAGCCACAGAGGGTGAAGTTAAAAAATTACGCCAACCCTATGGAGTGGGTTCGTGGTATCAAGCAGCAAACGAGGGTGATGTTAATGAAAACCTCCCAGTCACCCCTTACTTTTTTGAAACAGATTTACGTCAAGGGAAAAAGATGAATCTTCCATCTCTCAAAAATTATAATCCTGCTCCCATTTTGCCTCGCAAAGTTGCAGATTCCATCCCCTTCTCATCAGACAAGATTGAAGAAATTCTAAATCACTTTTCCATTGATAAGGACTCAGAGGGGGCTAAAATGATCAAGAAAACTATCAAAATGTGTGAGGAGCCAGCGGGTAATGGCGAGAAGAAATATTGTGCCACTTCCTTAGAATCAATGGTTGATTTCACCTCATCTTATCTGGGAACAAATAATATTATAGCACTTTCCACTTTAGTAGAGAAGGAAACTCCAGAGGTGCAAATATATACCATCGAAGAAGTGAAGGAGAAAGCAAATGGCAAAGGCGTGATATGCCACAAAGTGACTTACCCGTATGCGATACATTATTGCCACAGTGTAGGAAGCACAAGGACCTTTATGGTCTCAATGGTGGGTTCTGATGGAACAAAAGTTAATGCAGTATCAGAGTGTCATGAGGATACTGCACCCATGAACCCTAAGGCATTGCCTTTTCAATTGCTCAACGTTAAGCCAGGAGATAAACCTATTTGCCATTTCATATTGGATGATCAGATTGCCTTAGTTCCTTCTCAAGACGCAACTCAAGTGTCTGAAAACTAA
- the LOC132623609 gene encoding BURP domain-containing protein 9-like isoform X2, protein MELHHHYFFILLSLAFIASHAANLSPEVYWKVKLPNTPMPRPIKDALHYSEASEGDVHKLRQPWGVGSWYQAANEGDVHKLRQPYGVGSWYQAATEGEVKKLRQPYGVGSWYKAASEGDVKKLRQPWGVGSWYQAASEGDVKKLRQPWGVGSWYQAATEGDVQKLRQPYGVGSWYQAATEGDVQKLRQPYGVGSWYQAATEGEVKKLRQPYGVGSWYQAANEGDVKKLRQPWGVGSWYQAATEGDVQRLRQPYGVGSWYQAATEGDVQKLRQPYGVGSWYQAATEGEVKKLRQPYGVGSWYQAANEGDVKKIRQPWGVGSWYQAANEGDVKKLRQPWGVGSWYQAVTEGDVQKLRQPYGVGSWYQAATEGDVQKLRQPYGVGSWYQAATEGEVKKLRQPYGVGSWYQAANEGDVNENLPVTPYFFETDLRQGKKMNLPSLKNYNPAPILPRKVADSIPFSSDKIEEILNHFSIDKDSEGAKMIKKTIKMCEEPAGNGEKKYCATSLESMVDFTSSYLGTNNIIALSTLVEKETPEVQIYTIEEVKEKANGKGVICHKVTYPYAIHYCHSVGSTRTFMVSMVGSDGTKVNAVSECHEDTAPMNPKALPFQLLNVKPGDKPICHFILDDQIALVPSQDATQVSEN, encoded by the exons ATGGAGTTGCATCACCATTACTTCTTCATACTTCTTTCT CTTGCTTTTATAGCAAGTCATGCAGCTAATTTATCTCCTGAGGTGTATTGGAAAGTCAAGCTGCCCAACACTCCTATGCCCAGACCCATTAAGGATGCTCTACACTATTCTG AAGCCTCCGAGGGTGACGTTCACAAGTTGCGCCAACCAT GGGGAGTGGGTTCGTGGTATCAAGCAGCAAACGAGGGTGACGTTCACAAGTTGCGCCAGCCATATGGAGTGGGTTCGTGGTATCAAGCAGCCACAGAGGGTGAAGTTAAAAAATTACGCCAACCCTATGGAGTGGGTTCGTGGTATAAAGCAGCAAGCGAGGGTGATGTTAAAAAATTACGCCAACCATGGGGAGTGGGTTCGTGGTATCAAGCAGCAAGCGAGGGTGATGTTAAAAAATTACGCCAACCATGGGGAGTGGGTTCCTGGTATCAAGCAGCCACCGAGGGCGACGTTCAAAAGTTACGCCAGCCATATGGAGTGGGTTCGTGGTATCAAGCAGCCACTGAGGGTGACGTTCAAAAGTTACGCCAGCCATATGGAGTGGGTTCGTGGTATCAAGCAGCCACAGAGGGTGAAGTTAAAAAATTACGCCAACCTTATGGAGTGGGTTCGTGGTATCAAGCAGCAAACGAGGGTGATGTTAAAAAATTACGCCAACCATGGGGAGTGGGTTCCTGGTATCAAGCAGCCACCGAGGGCGACGTTCAAAGGTTACGCCAGCCATATGGAGTGGGTTCGTGGTATCAAGCAGCCACCGAGGGCGACGTTCAAAAGTTACGCCAGCCATATGGAGTGGGTTCGTGGTATCAAGCAGCCACAGAGGGTGAAGTTAAAAAATTACGCCAACCCTATGGAGTGGGTTCGTGGTATCAAGCAGCAAACGAGGGTGATGTTAAAAAAATACGCCAACCATGGGGAGTGGGTTCGTGGTATCAAGCAGCAAACGAGGGTGATGTTAAAAAATTACGACAACCATGGGGAGTGGGTTCCTGGTATCAAGCAGTCACCGAGGGCGACGTTCAAAAGTTACGCCAGCCATATGGAGTGGGTTCGTGGTATCAAGCAGCCACCGAGGGCGACGTTCAAAAGTTACGCCAGCCATATGGAGTGGGTTCGTGGTATCAAGCAGCCACAGAGGGTGAAGTTAAAAAATTACGCCAACCCTATGGAGTGGGTTCGTGGTATCAAGCAGCAAACGAGGGTGATGTTAATGAAAACCTCCCAGTCACCCCTTACTTTTTTGAAACAGATTTACGTCAAGGGAAAAAGATGAATCTTCCATCTCTCAAAAATTATAATCCTGCTCCCATTTTGCCTCGCAAAGTTGCAGATTCCATCCCCTTCTCATCAGACAAGATTGAAGAAATTCTAAATCACTTTTCCATTGATAAGGACTCAGAGGGGGCTAAAATGATCAAGAAAACTATCAAAATGTGTGAGGAGCCAGCGGGTAATGGCGAGAAGAAATATTGTGCCACTTCCTTAGAATCAATGGTTGATTTCACCTCATCTTATCTGGGAACAAATAATATTATAGCACTTTCCACTTTAGTAGAGAAGGAAACTCCAGAGGTGCAAATATATACCATCGAAGAAGTGAAGGAGAAAGCAAATGGCAAAGGCGTGATATGCCACAAAGTGACTTACCCGTATGCGATACATTATTGCCACAGTGTAGGAAGCACAAGGACCTTTATGGTCTCAATGGTGGGTTCTGATGGAACAAAAGTTAATGCAGTATCAGAGTGTCATGAGGATACTGCACCCATGAACCCTAAGGCATTGCCTTTTCAATTGCTCAACGTTAAGCCAGGAGATAAACCTATTTGCCATTTCATATTGGATGATCAGATTGCCTTAGTTCCTTCTCAAGACGCAACTCAAGTGTCTGAAAACTAA